The genomic region TGGCCGGCAGACCCGGTACTTCCGCTTTCCGGGGCTCTGCCACGACGCGGCGGCGCTGGACGCGCTGGCGCCGCTGGGCGTGACTGTCGTCGACGGGGACGTGGTGAGCGGTGATCCGTTCGCGAAGGCGTGGAAGCCGTTGGTGCGCGCGGTGCTGGACCACGTACGCCCGGGGTCGGTGGTGATCATGCATGTGACCGAGGCGAACGCGGCGATGACGGATGAGGCGTTGCCGCACATCCTGGCCGGGCTACGCGAGCGCGGGCTGACGCCTGCCCCGCTGTCCGAGGTGCTGGCCGAGAGCTGAGGTTCAGCTTTCCCGCACGTCGTCGACGGTCAGGACGATCTTGCCGCGGCGGGATCCGCGCTCGGTCGTCCGGTGCGCGTCGGCCGCCTTCGCAAGGGGGAAGGCGGCTTCGATCGGCACCCTGAACCGGCCCTCGGTGAACAGTTCGGCTGCGGCGGGCAGTCCGTGGCGGCCGTCGGGTTCGCCGGCCAGTTGCCCCATGGAGAGGCGGACGCCGTGGGTGGGGGCGGTGAAGTCGGCCAGGGTGAGCACCGCTGTCGGGTCGCCGGTGAGGTGGAGCAGTTCGGTCAGGGATCCGGCGCCGGCGACGTCGAGGGCGCGGTCGATCCGGGTCGCTCCCACGGCGTCGAGGCGGTTCGCGAGGTCGGGGCCGTAGGTGACGGGTGTCGCCCCGATCTGGCGGAGGAGGTCGTGGTTGTCGGCGCGGGCGGTGCCGATGACGTGGACGCCGCGGGCGGCGGCGAGTTGGACGGCGATGCTGCCGACACCGCCGGCGGCACCGTCGACGAGGAGT from Micromonospora lupini harbors:
- a CDS encoding NADP-dependent oxidoreductase; this encodes MFAVQYDRFGGPEVLHLGTTDAPRPRAGQIRIRVHAAGVSPVDIGLRSGRTPMSAHLPLPHIPGVDAAGTVDEIGDNVDGVRLGDHVFGIVELSRLGGASAQFAVLQLWTHKPTTMPWTQAGAAGTSIETATRALDLLDLRPGMTLLVDGAAGGVGSIAVQLAAARGVHVIGTARADNHDLLRQIGATPVTYGPDLANRLDAVGATRIDRALDVAGAGSLTELLHLTGDPTAVLTLADFTAPTHGVRLSMGQLAGEPDGRHGLPAAAELFTEGRFRVPIEAAFPLAKAADAHRTTERGSRRGKIVLTVDDVRES